Proteins found in one Zea mays cultivar B73 chromosome 1, Zm-B73-REFERENCE-NAM-5.0, whole genome shotgun sequence genomic segment:
- the LOC100277883 gene encoding uncharacterized protein isoform X1, with product MDETREMDPGAGVPRRAATASGTPTASRGSSTASSCSSNSNPSARASASTSTGTPPSAVVLPWAARAAAGDSCYYPGCRKDANCSCEMCLASIDATRDLVRAPEARRFFGGARDRRLFFRDRAAGAGSGSGEGSDATEPPWTPPMRSTAKSRRAPGREAAGGPEARAGVRSHDWLLYAATVIGFLLLMWVDTGLVPEAAARGFGPKLSPEAVARVGADARLAPGGLEHKLHVMERRVRQLVGGEGIANCSSRDSVWRFHQNDQQVFHWRCTVYKSVAEEVSVWGSPLRTSGLLPRALSARHLTLLSGEITERVSLLRAVVRRKGVADGAGEQRELLGPPEAERGGGAAGTGDVGSRVPEERAFRGHTAATGRRGADRVQVLDDGAASAAQDAG from the exons ATGGACGAGACGAGGGAGATGGATCCGGGTGCGGGGGTGCCCAGGAGGGCGGCCACCGCCAGCGGGACGCCCACCGCGTCGCGCGGCTCCAGCACGGCCTCCTCGTGCTCCTCCAACTCCAACCCGTCCGCCCGCGCCTCCGCGTCCACGTCCACGGGGACGCCGCCGTCCGCCGTCGTGCTACCGTGGGCGGCGCGCGCGGCCGCGGGGGACAGCTGCTACTACCCTGGGTGCCGCAAGGACGCCAACTGCTCGTGCGAGATGTGCCTCGCGAGCATCGACGCCACGCGGGACCTGGTGCGCGCGCCCGAGGCGCGCAGGTTCTTCGGGGGCGCCAGGGACCGGAGGCTCTTCTTCCGTGACCGCGCCGCGGGGGCGGGGTCGGGGTCGGGTGAGGGGTCCGACGCCACCGAGCCGCCGTGGACGCCGCCGATGCGGTCCACGGCCAAGTCCAGGCGGGCGCCAGGGCGGGAGGCGGCCGGGGGCCCCGAGGCGAGGGCCGGCGTTCGGTCGCACGACTGGCTGCTGTACGCCGCCACTGTTATtgggttcctgctcctcatgtggGTCGACACGGGGCTCGTCCCGGAGGCCGCGGCCAGGGGGTTTGGGCCCAAGCTATCGCCGGAAGCCGTGGCGCGGGTGGGGGCCGATGCGCGCCTCGCGCCTGGCGGCCTGGAACATAAGCTGCACGTCATGGAGCGCAGGGTCCGCCAGCTTGTTGGCGGTGAGGGGATCGCCAATTGCAGCTCGCGAGACTCCGTCTGGCGATTCCACCAG AATGATCAGCAGGTGTTCCACTGGCGCTGCACGGTGTACAAATCCGTGGCGGAGGAGGTCAGCGTCTGGGGGAGCCCACTCCGCACCTCCGGTCTCCTCCCAAGAGCACTCTCGGCGCGGCACCTCACCCTCCTCTCCGGCGAGATCACCGAG CGTGTGTCTCTTTTGCGTGCAGTGGTCCGACGGAAAGGTGTGGCCGACGGTGCGGGCGAGCAACGGGAGCTCCTGGGCCCACCGGAGGCAGAGCGCGGCGGCGGTGCGGCTGGAACCGGAGACGTGGGTAGTCGAGTACCAGAGGAGCGCGCTTTTCGAGGGCACACGGCTGCTACCGGCCGCCGCGGAGCTGATCGCGTCCAGGTGCTCGACGATGGCGCGGCGAGCGCGGCGCAGGATGCAGGGTAG
- the LOC103643999 gene encoding uncharacterized protein, whose translation MEVEPEAVSCECCGLEEECTGDYIVGVRAYFGGRWLCGLCSEAAKYEAGKECARRGAGASAAAAPPDVEEAVRAHMAICRTLKGGGGPAGRVAEGMRQMLRTASWKKAASSSAASPRGPAAGHHRASPVSVGP comes from the coding sequence ATGGAGGTGGAGCCGGAGGCGGTCAGCTGCGAGTGCTGCGGCCTGGAGGAGGAGTGCACGGGCGACTACATCGTCGGCGTGCGGGCCTACTTCGGGGGCAGGTGGCTGTGCGGCCTGTGCTCGGAGGCCGCCAAGTACGAGGCCGGCAAGGAGTGCGCCCGCCGCGGAGCCGGAGCCTCAGccgcggcggcgccgcccgaCGTGGAGGAGGCCGTGCGCGCGCACATGGCCATCTGCCGCACGCTCAAGGGCGGCGGCGGGCCCGCGGGCCGCGTCGCCGAGGGCATGCGCCAGATGCTGCGCACCGCGTCCTGGAAGAAGGCCGCGTCGTCGTCTGCCGCGTCGCCGAGGGGACCCGCGGCCGGTCACCACCGCGCCTCGCCGGTGTCCGTCGGGCCCTGA
- the LOC100277883 gene encoding uncharacterized protein LOC100277883 (The RefSeq protein has 1 substitution compared to this genomic sequence) has translation MDETREMDPGAGVPRRAATASGTPTASRGSSTASSCSSNSNPSARASASTSTGTPPSAVVLPWAARAAAGDSCYYPGCRKDANCSCEMCLASIDATRDLVRAPEARRFFGGARDRRLFFRDRAAGAGSGSGDGSDATEPPWTPPMRSTAKSRRAPGREAAGGPEARAGVRSHDWLLYAATVIGFLLLMWVDTGLVPEAAARGFGPKLSPEAVARVGADARLAPGGLEHKLHVMERRVRQLVGGEGIANCSSRDSVWRFHQNDQQVFHWRCTVYKSVAEEVSVWGSPLRTSGLLPRALSARHLTLLSGEITEWSDGKVWPTVRASNGSSWAHRRQSAAAVRLEPETWVVEYQRSALFEGTRLLPAAAELIASRCSTMARRARRRMQGRRRLFGGAQANPT, from the exons ATGGACGAGACGAGGGAGATGGATCCGGGTGCGGGGGTGCCCAGGAGGGCGGCCACCGCCAGCGGGACGCCCACCGCGTCGCGCGGCTCCAGCACGGCCTCCTCGTGCTCCTCCAACTCCAACCCGTCCGCCCGCGCCTCCGCGTCCACGTCCACGGGGACGCCGCCGTCCGCCGTCGTGCTACCGTGGGCGGCGCGCGCGGCCGCGGGGGACAGCTGCTACTACCCTGGGTGCCGCAAGGACGCCAACTGCTCGTGCGAGATGTGCCTCGCGAGCATCGACGCCACGCGGGACCTGGTGCGCGCGCCCGAGGCGCGCAGGTTCTTCGGGGGCGCCAGGGACCGGAGGCTCTTCTTCCGTGACCGCGCCGCGGGGGCGGGGTCGGGGTCGGGTGAGGGGTCCGACGCCACCGAGCCGCCGTGGACGCCGCCGATGCGGTCCACGGCCAAGTCCAGGCGGGCGCCAGGGCGGGAGGCGGCCGGGGGCCCCGAGGCGAGGGCCGGCGTTCGGTCGCACGACTGGCTGCTGTACGCCGCCACTGTTATtgggttcctgctcctcatgtggGTCGACACGGGGCTCGTCCCGGAGGCCGCGGCCAGGGGGTTTGGGCCCAAGCTATCGCCGGAAGCCGTGGCGCGGGTGGGGGCCGATGCGCGCCTCGCGCCTGGCGGCCTGGAACATAAGCTGCACGTCATGGAGCGCAGGGTCCGCCAGCTTGTTGGCGGTGAGGGGATCGCCAATTGCAGCTCGCGAGACTCCGTCTGGCGATTCCACCAG AATGATCAGCAGGTGTTCCACTGGCGCTGCACGGTGTACAAATCCGTGGCGGAGGAGGTCAGCGTCTGGGGGAGCCCACTCCGCACCTCCGGTCTCCTCCCAAGAGCACTCTCGGCGCGGCACCTCACCCTCCTCTCCGGCGAGATCACCGAG TGGTCCGACGGAAAGGTGTGGCCGACGGTGCGGGCGAGCAACGGGAGCTCCTGGGCCCACCGGAGGCAGAGCGCGGCGGCGGTGCGGCTGGAACCGGAGACGTGGGTAGTCGAGTACCAGAGGAGCGCGCTTTTCGAGGGCACACGGCTGCTACCGGCCGCCGCGGAGCTGATCGCGTCCAGGTGCTCGACGATGGCGCGGCGAGCGCGGCGCAGGATGCAGGGTAGGCGGCGACTTTTCGGTGGTGCACAGGCGAATCCAACCTGA